From one Streptomyces chromofuscus genomic stretch:
- a CDS encoding protein meaA, translated as MTERQKDRPWLMRTYAGHSTAEASNELYRRNLAKGQTGLSVAFDLPTQTGYDSDHILARGEVGRVGVPIGHLGDMRRLFQDIPLEQMNTSMTINATAMWLLALYQVVAEEQGADITKLQGTTQNDIVKEYLSRGTHVFPPGPSLRLTTDMIAYTVSHIPKWNPINICSYHLQEAGATPVQEIAYAMSTAIAVLDAVRDSGQVPQEKFGDVVARISFFVNAGVRFIEEMCKMQAFGRIWDQITRERYGIENPKQRRFRYGVQVNSLGLTEAQPENNVQRIVLEMLAVTLSKDARARAVQLPAWNEALGLPRPWDQQWSLRIQQVLAHESDLLEYDDIFEGSKVIEAKVGELVEESLAEIDRIQEMGGAMAAVESGYLKSQLVASHAERRARIESGEEKIVGVNIHETTEPNPLTADLDTAIQTVDPAVEARVVASLQNWRDTRYQPPFNHPRPCKALERLKEAAKGTGNLMEATLECARAGVTTGEWAGALREVFGEFRAPTGVSSAPVVVAAEQGGALSEVRRTVELTARDLGVGKLRFLVGKPGLDGHSNGAEQIAVRARDAGFEVVYQGIRLTPEQIVDAALAEDVHAVGLSILSGSHAQLVPDVLERLRVAGATDIPVIAGGIIPNGDAEQLRAAGVAAVFTPKDFDITGIIGRIVDEIRKANKLDPLEVPA; from the coding sequence ATGACTGAGCGTCAGAAGGACCGGCCGTGGCTCATGCGCACGTACGCCGGTCACTCCACGGCCGAGGCGTCCAACGAGTTGTACCGGCGCAACCTCGCCAAGGGGCAGACGGGTCTGTCGGTGGCGTTCGACCTGCCGACGCAGACCGGCTACGACTCCGACCACATCCTCGCCCGCGGCGAGGTCGGCCGGGTCGGCGTGCCGATCGGGCACCTCGGTGACATGCGCCGGCTGTTCCAGGACATACCCCTGGAGCAGATGAACACCTCGATGACCATCAACGCCACGGCCATGTGGCTGCTGGCGCTCTACCAGGTCGTCGCGGAGGAGCAGGGCGCGGACATCACCAAGCTCCAGGGCACGACCCAGAACGACATCGTCAAGGAATACCTCTCGCGGGGGACGCACGTGTTCCCGCCGGGGCCCTCACTCCGGCTGACCACGGACATGATCGCGTACACGGTCTCCCACATCCCGAAGTGGAACCCGATCAACATCTGCAGCTACCACCTGCAGGAGGCGGGCGCCACGCCGGTGCAGGAGATCGCGTACGCGATGTCCACCGCGATCGCGGTTCTCGATGCCGTGCGCGACTCGGGGCAGGTCCCCCAGGAGAAGTTCGGGGACGTCGTGGCCCGTATCTCCTTCTTCGTGAACGCGGGCGTCCGCTTCATCGAGGAGATGTGCAAGATGCAGGCGTTCGGGCGGATCTGGGACCAGATCACGCGCGAGCGGTACGGCATCGAGAACCCCAAACAGCGCCGCTTCCGCTACGGCGTCCAGGTGAACTCCCTCGGCCTGACGGAGGCGCAGCCGGAGAACAACGTCCAGCGCATCGTCCTGGAGATGCTGGCCGTGACGCTCTCGAAGGACGCACGCGCGCGTGCCGTGCAGCTGCCCGCCTGGAACGAGGCCCTGGGCCTGCCCCGCCCCTGGGACCAGCAGTGGTCCCTGCGCATCCAGCAGGTGCTCGCACACGAGAGCGACCTACTGGAGTACGACGACATCTTCGAGGGCTCGAAGGTGATCGAGGCGAAGGTCGGCGAACTCGTCGAGGAGTCCCTCGCCGAGATCGACCGCATCCAGGAGATGGGCGGCGCGATGGCGGCCGTCGAGTCCGGCTACCTCAAGTCGCAGCTGGTCGCCTCGCACGCGGAGCGCCGGGCGCGCATCGAGTCCGGCGAGGAGAAGATCGTCGGCGTGAACATCCACGAGACGACCGAGCCGAACCCGCTGACCGCCGACCTGGACACCGCGATCCAGACGGTCGACCCGGCGGTCGAGGCCCGGGTCGTCGCCTCGCTGCAGAACTGGCGCGACACCCGGTACCAGCCGCCCTTCAACCACCCCCGCCCCTGCAAGGCGCTGGAACGGCTGAAGGAGGCCGCCAAGGGCACCGGCAACCTGATGGAGGCCACCCTGGAGTGCGCCCGCGCCGGGGTCACGACCGGCGAGTGGGCCGGGGCGCTGCGCGAGGTGTTCGGTGAGTTCCGCGCGCCGACGGGCGTGTCGTCGGCGCCGGTGGTGGTCGCCGCCGAGCAGGGCGGCGCGCTGTCCGAGGTGCGCCGCACGGTGGAGCTGACGGCTCGGGACCTGGGCGTCGGCAAGCTGCGCTTCCTGGTCGGCAAGCCGGGCCTGGACGGGCACTCCAACGGCGCCGAGCAGATCGCCGTCCGCGCGCGTGACGCCGGCTTCGAGGTGGTCTACCAGGGCATCCGGCTGACGCCCGAACAGATCGTGGACGCGGCCCTCGCGGAGGACGTGCACGCCGTGGGCCTGTCGATCCTCTCCGGCTCGCACGCCCAGCTGGTGCCCGACGTGCTGGAGCGACTTCGTGTGGCCGGTGCCACAGATATACCGGTGATCGCCGGTGGCATCATCCCGAATGGTGACGCCGAACAGCTGCGGGCCGCGGGAGTCGCCGCGGTCTTCACTCCGAAGGATTTCGACATCACCGGGATCATCGGCCGGATCGTCGACGAGATCCGCAAAGCGAACAAGCTCGACCCCCTGGAGGTCCCCGCATGA
- the ccrA gene encoding crotonyl-CoA carboxylase/reductase: MKDILDAIQSPDSTPADFAALPLPESYRAITVHKDETEMFAGLATRDKDPRKSIHLDEVPVPELGPGEALVAVMASSVNYNSVWTSIFEPLSTFGFLERYGRLSELTKRHDLPYHIIGSDLAGVVLRTGPGVNSWKPGDEVVAHCLSVELESSDGHNDTMLDPEQRIWGFETNFGGLAEIALVKSNQLMPKPAHLSWEEAAAPGLVNSTAYRQLVSRNGAGMKQGDNVLIWGASGGLGSYATQFALAGGATPVCVVSSEQKADICRAMGAEAIIDRNAEGYRFWKDEQTQDPKEWKRFGKRIRELTGGEDIDIVFEHPGRETFGASVFVTRKGGTITTCASTSGYMHEYDNRYLWMSLKRIIGSHFANYREAWEANRLIAKGKIHPTLSKVYPLEETGQAAHDVHRNAHQGKVGVLCLAPEEGLGVRDHEMRAKHLDAINRFRNV, encoded by the coding sequence GTGAAGGACATCCTGGACGCGATCCAGTCGCCCGACTCCACGCCGGCCGACTTCGCCGCTCTGCCGCTCCCCGAGTCGTACCGCGCGATCACCGTGCACAAGGACGAGACGGAGATGTTCGCGGGCCTCGCGACCCGCGACAAGGACCCCCGCAAGTCGATCCACCTGGACGAGGTGCCGGTGCCGGAGCTCGGCCCCGGCGAGGCCCTGGTGGCCGTCATGGCCTCCTCGGTGAACTACAACTCGGTGTGGACCTCGATCTTCGAGCCGCTGTCCACCTTCGGTTTCCTGGAGCGCTACGGCCGGCTCAGCGAGCTCACCAAGCGCCACGACCTGCCGTACCACATCATCGGCTCCGACCTGGCCGGCGTCGTCCTGCGCACCGGCCCGGGCGTCAACTCCTGGAAGCCCGGCGACGAGGTCGTCGCGCACTGCCTGTCCGTCGAGCTGGAGTCCAGCGACGGCCACAACGACACCATGCTCGACCCGGAGCAGCGCATCTGGGGCTTCGAGACCAACTTCGGCGGCCTCGCCGAGATCGCGCTGGTGAAGTCCAACCAGCTGATGCCCAAGCCCGCCCACCTGTCGTGGGAGGAGGCCGCCGCGCCGGGCCTGGTGAACTCCACCGCCTACCGGCAGCTGGTCTCCCGCAACGGCGCCGGGATGAAGCAGGGCGACAACGTCCTCATCTGGGGCGCTTCCGGTGGCCTCGGCTCCTACGCCACGCAGTTCGCGCTGGCCGGTGGCGCCACCCCGGTCTGTGTCGTCTCCAGCGAGCAGAAGGCCGACATCTGCCGGGCCATGGGCGCGGAGGCGATCATCGACCGCAACGCCGAGGGCTACAGGTTCTGGAAGGACGAGCAGACCCAGGACCCCAAGGAGTGGAAGCGTTTCGGCAAGCGCATCCGCGAACTCACCGGCGGCGAGGACATCGACATCGTCTTCGAGCACCCCGGCCGCGAGACCTTCGGCGCGAGCGTCTTCGTCACCCGCAAGGGCGGCACCATCACCACCTGCGCCTCGACCTCGGGCTACATGCACGAGTACGACAACCGCTACCTGTGGATGTCGCTGAAGCGGATCATCGGCTCCCACTTCGCCAACTACCGCGAGGCCTGGGAGGCCAACCGCCTCATCGCCAAGGGCAAGATCCACCCGACACTGTCGAAGGTCTACCCGCTGGAGGAGACCGGCCAGGCCGCCCACGACGTCCACCGCAACGCCCACCAGGGCAAGGTCGGCGTGCTGTGCCTGGCGCCCGAGGAGGGCCTGGGCGTGCGCGACCACGAGATGCGCGCCAAGCACCTCGACGCCATCAACCGCTTCCGGAACGTCTGA
- a CDS encoding TetR family transcriptional regulator, with amino-acid sequence MPQPAKSSRTPATPDPPESAAGSRAAAQRLKMRRELAAAAMELFATKGYEATTVDEIAAQAGVARRTFFRHFRSKEEAIFPDHDDTLIRAEAVLNAAPAHEHPLDTVCRGIKEVMKMYAARPEISVARYKLTREVPTLREAEIASVARYERLFTRYLLGHFDEHAHDDDANDDPLLAEVAASAVVTAHNHVLRRWLRAGGQGDVEAQLDHAFAIVRKTFGAGIGIGRSTAPKPPPTSVSAQGEVLVTVARTDAPLDEVMRTIEAALKDR; translated from the coding sequence ATGCCCCAGCCCGCCAAGTCCTCACGTACACCAGCCACGCCCGACCCGCCGGAGAGTGCCGCGGGCAGCCGCGCCGCCGCCCAACGGCTCAAAATGCGCCGGGAACTGGCGGCCGCGGCCATGGAGCTGTTCGCGACCAAGGGCTACGAGGCGACCACCGTCGACGAGATCGCGGCCCAGGCCGGGGTCGCCCGCCGTACCTTCTTCCGTCACTTCCGCTCCAAGGAAGAGGCGATCTTCCCCGACCACGACGACACCCTGATCCGCGCCGAGGCGGTGCTCAATGCGGCACCCGCGCACGAGCACCCGCTGGACACGGTGTGCCGCGGGATCAAGGAAGTCATGAAGATGTACGCGGCCCGGCCGGAGATCTCGGTCGCCCGCTACAAGCTCACGCGCGAGGTGCCCACCCTGCGCGAGGCCGAGATCGCCTCGGTGGCCCGCTACGAGCGCCTGTTCACCCGCTATCTCCTGGGCCACTTCGACGAGCACGCGCACGACGACGACGCCAACGACGACCCGCTGCTGGCCGAGGTCGCCGCGTCCGCCGTCGTCACCGCCCACAACCACGTCCTGCGGCGCTGGCTGCGCGCGGGCGGCCAGGGGGACGTGGAGGCACAACTGGACCACGCCTTCGCGATCGTGCGCAAGACGTTCGGGGCAGGCATCGGGATAGGCCGCTCCACGGCGCCCAAGCCGCCCCCTACGTCGGTCTCCGCGCAGGGCGAGGTGCTGGTGACGGTCGCTCGCACCGACGCCCCGCTGGACGAGGTCATGCGGACCATCGAGGCGGCCCTGAAGGACCGCTGA
- a CDS encoding 3-hydroxyacyl-CoA dehydrogenase family protein produces MATPLSDSSLSPLKTIAVVGLGTMGTGIAEVLAKAGREVVGIDISEAQVVRCVAALESSTARAVERGRLTEEERAQALARVRTSTDLGAAADADLVIEVAPESYEIKQQIFRELDGIVRPETVLATGTNALSVTRLAADSARPERVLGLHFFNPAPAMRLVEVVSSVLTAPQAVAAVTDLAIELGKEPVAVGDRPGFVADGLLFGYLNQAAAMYEAKYASREDIDAAMRLGCGLPMGPLALLDLIGIDTARTVLDAMYAASRDRLHAPAPILKQLSEAGLTGRKAGRGFYTYEAPGSAVVVPDALTPRDGEHLTPGRPVRSVGVAGSGTMASGIAEVFAKAGYEVVLAARSAEKAQAAKARIGKSLSRSVDKGRLTAEAAAGTLDRITPAGSYDAFADVDLAVEAVAEDLEVKRQLFAALDKVCKPGAVLATTTSSLPVVACARATSRPRDVIGMHFFNPAPAMKLVEVVRTVLTADDVHSTVREVCVKIRKHAVDCGDRAGFIVNALLFPYLNNAIKMVQDHYASLDDIDAAMKLGGGYPMGPFELLDVVGLDVSLAIEKVLHREFRDPGLAPAPLLEHLVAAGCLGRKTGRGFREYARR; encoded by the coding sequence ATGGCCACTCCCCTGTCCGACAGCTCTCTGTCCCCGCTCAAGACCATTGCCGTCGTCGGCCTCGGCACCATGGGCACCGGCATCGCCGAAGTCCTGGCCAAGGCCGGCCGCGAGGTCGTCGGCATCGACATCAGCGAGGCCCAGGTGGTGCGCTGCGTCGCCGCCCTGGAGTCCTCCACCGCCCGCGCGGTCGAGCGCGGCCGCCTGACCGAGGAGGAGCGCGCGCAGGCCCTCGCCCGCGTCCGCACCTCCACCGACCTGGGCGCCGCGGCCGACGCGGACCTGGTGATCGAGGTGGCGCCGGAGTCGTACGAGATCAAGCAGCAGATCTTCCGCGAGCTGGACGGCATCGTGCGCCCGGAGACCGTCCTGGCGACCGGCACCAACGCCCTGTCCGTCACGCGCCTGGCCGCCGACTCGGCCCGCCCTGAGCGCGTGCTGGGCCTGCACTTCTTCAACCCGGCCCCGGCGATGCGGCTGGTCGAGGTGGTCTCCTCGGTGCTCACCGCGCCGCAGGCCGTCGCGGCGGTCACCGACCTCGCGATCGAGCTGGGCAAGGAGCCCGTGGCGGTCGGCGACCGGCCCGGTTTCGTCGCCGACGGGCTGCTGTTCGGCTACCTCAACCAGGCCGCCGCGATGTACGAGGCGAAGTACGCCTCCCGCGAGGACATCGACGCCGCGATGCGGCTCGGCTGCGGCCTGCCCATGGGTCCGCTCGCCCTGCTCGACCTGATCGGCATCGACACCGCGCGCACCGTCCTGGACGCCATGTACGCCGCCTCCCGCGACCGGCTGCACGCCCCCGCGCCCATCCTCAAGCAGCTCAGCGAGGCGGGCCTGACCGGGCGCAAGGCGGGCCGCGGCTTCTACACCTACGAGGCTCCGGGCAGCGCCGTCGTCGTGCCGGACGCGCTGACCCCGCGGGACGGCGAGCACCTCACGCCGGGCCGGCCGGTCCGCTCGGTCGGTGTCGCGGGCTCCGGGACCATGGCGTCCGGCATCGCCGAGGTGTTCGCGAAGGCGGGCTACGAGGTGGTCCTCGCCGCCCGCAGCGCGGAGAAGGCGCAGGCGGCCAAGGCCCGCATCGGAAAGTCGCTGTCGCGTTCCGTCGACAAGGGCCGGCTGACCGCGGAGGCGGCGGCGGGCACGCTGGACCGGATCACCCCGGCCGGCTCGTACGACGCCTTCGCCGACGTCGACCTGGCGGTCGAGGCGGTCGCCGAGGACCTGGAGGTCAAGCGGCAGCTGTTCGCGGCCCTGGACAAGGTCTGCAAGCCCGGCGCGGTGCTGGCGACGACCACCTCGTCGCTGCCGGTCGTCGCCTGCGCCCGCGCCACCTCGCGCCCGCGGGACGTCATCGGCATGCACTTCTTCAACCCGGCGCCGGCGATGAAGCTGGTCGAGGTCGTCCGCACGGTGCTCACGGCCGACGACGTCCACTCCACGGTCCGCGAGGTCTGCGTCAAGATCAGGAAGCACGCCGTCGACTGCGGCGACCGGGCCGGGTTCATCGTGAACGCCCTGCTCTTCCCGTATCTGAACAACGCGATCAAGATGGTCCAGGACCACTACGCGTCCCTCGACGACATCGACGCGGCGATGAAGCTGGGCGGCGGCTACCCCATGGGCCCCTTCGAACTGCTGGACGTGGTCGGCCTGGACGTCTCGCTGGCCATCGAGAAGGTCCTGCACCGCGAGTTCCGCGACCCCGGTCTGGCCCCGGCGCCCCTGCTGGAGCACCTGGTGGCCGCGGGCTGCCTCGGCCGCAAGACGGGCCGCGGCTTCCGCGAATATGCCCGCCGCTGA
- a CDS encoding adenylosuccinate lyase, with amino-acid sequence MDEELRSLTERLRRESEDSAEFERLAASGDHDELAAVLTAPGQPLWARELAAFRLGLAGDRRAFESLVLLLNHRDPPRCASAAHALARLGDPRTARAAAALATNELRVAYALHPVRLLVALRAPESVPALVTTLRRRLRPHDPYRRVALACVEGLGALGDARARPVLTDALAHPALAEAAVAALHRIAGPRPG; translated from the coding sequence ATGGACGAAGAGTTGCGATCACTCACGGAGCGCTTACGGCGGGAGTCCGAGGACTCGGCCGAGTTCGAGCGCCTGGCGGCGAGCGGGGACCACGACGAACTGGCCGCGGTGCTCACCGCGCCGGGGCAGCCGCTGTGGGCCAGGGAACTGGCCGCGTTCCGGCTGGGCCTCGCGGGCGACCGGCGGGCCTTCGAGTCCCTCGTCCTCCTCCTCAACCACCGTGATCCACCGCGCTGCGCCTCCGCCGCCCACGCCCTCGCCCGACTCGGCGACCCGCGCACCGCCCGCGCGGCCGCGGCCCTCGCCACCAACGAACTGCGCGTCGCCTACGCCCTGCACCCGGTACGCCTGCTCGTCGCGCTGCGGGCCCCCGAGTCCGTCCCTGCGCTGGTCACCACCCTGCGACGCCGGCTGCGCCCGCACGACCCGTACCGCCGGGTGGCCCTCGCGTGCGTGGAGGGGCTGGGCGCCCTGGGGGACGCCCGGGCCAGGCCCGTCCTGACCGACGCCCTGGCGCACCCGGCCCTGGCGGAGGCCGCGGTGGCGGCACTGCACCGCATTGCCGGCCCGCGACCGGGGTGA
- a CDS encoding RidA family protein has protein sequence MSEPTRITAPDGVAAATQYAHVVMGTGRFVAVAGQLPLDERGELVGAGDPAAQARQVFENLRRCLAAAGGTSHALCGSGGATFDDVVKLTYFVTDMAHMSAVRAARAERIPDDRLPAASAVQVAGLVRPEYLMEIEAHPLPKGVGAPPAVVAA, from the coding sequence ATGAGTGAGCCGACGAGGATTACCGCCCCCGACGGGGTCGCAGCCGCCACCCAGTACGCGCACGTGGTCATGGGCACCGGCCGTTTCGTCGCCGTCGCCGGGCAGCTCCCGCTCGACGAGCGCGGCGAACTGGTCGGTGCCGGCGACCCGGCCGCCCAGGCCCGTCAGGTCTTCGAGAACCTGCGCCGCTGTCTGGCCGCGGCTGGGGGTACCTCCCACGCCCTTTGTGGCAGTGGGGGAGCCACGTTCGACGACGTCGTCAAACTCACCTACTTCGTCACGGACATGGCGCACATGTCCGCGGTTCGCGCCGCCCGCGCCGAGCGCATACCGGACGACCGCCTCCCGGCTGCGTCGGCCGTGCAGGTCGCCGGGCTGGTGCGGCCCGAGTACCTGATGGAGATCGAGGCTCACCCACTGCCCAAGGGCGTGGGGGCACCCCCAGCGGTGGTGGCCGCGTGA
- a CDS encoding alpha/beta hydrolase, with the protein MKKRAAALCGAAVVVAGTFTAVPARASAPHAAPHDAPLTWKKCGTTDYPTLQCASLKVPLDHADPGGRSITLALSRVPHTAKKYQGPLLVNPGGPGGSGLTLAGYVASSLPRAVAAQYDVIGFDPRGVGASEPALNCAPGHFRPVRPGSVPAAPAAERAHLTRARSFADACGKKYARVLPYIDTRSTARDLDRIRRALGAPRISYFGYSYGTYLGAVYAGLYPDRVRRMVLDSVVDPTGVWYDNNLTQDMAFDDRHRAFMAWVARHDARYRLGTDPERVEDRWYAMRAALAEKPADGTVGAAELEDTFLPGGYYNGYWPHLAEAFAAYVNAEDPDPLVEAYETFGAVDAAGENGYSVYTAVQCRDTNWPRDWRQWRKDNWAVHARAPFMTWNNAWYNAPCAFWPTPSLRPVNVANDRLPPVLLFQATHDAATPYRGGAAVHRLLRGSRLVVEENGGNHGITLSGNTCLDRHLAAYLTDGTVPRGRDGADAVCAAQPDPRPLTAKAAGQSRGSTLHGLLGFRG; encoded by the coding sequence ATGAAGAAACGCGCAGCCGCGCTCTGCGGCGCCGCCGTCGTGGTGGCCGGGACGTTCACGGCCGTCCCCGCCCGGGCGAGCGCCCCGCACGCCGCCCCGCACGACGCCCCGCTCACCTGGAAGAAGTGCGGCACCACCGACTACCCCACGCTCCAGTGCGCGTCCCTGAAGGTCCCGCTCGACCACGCGGACCCCGGCGGGCGCAGCATCACTCTCGCCCTGTCCCGCGTCCCGCACACCGCGAAGAAGTACCAGGGGCCCCTGCTGGTCAACCCCGGCGGGCCCGGCGGCAGCGGTCTGACCCTCGCCGGATACGTCGCCTCCTCGCTGCCCCGGGCGGTGGCGGCCCAGTACGACGTCATCGGCTTCGACCCGCGGGGCGTCGGCGCGAGCGAGCCGGCGCTGAACTGCGCTCCCGGCCACTTCAGGCCCGTACGCCCCGGCTCCGTGCCGGCCGCCCCGGCCGCCGAGCGGGCCCACCTCACGCGCGCGAGGTCCTTCGCCGACGCCTGCGGCAAGAAGTACGCGCGCGTGCTGCCGTACATCGACACGCGCAGCACCGCCCGGGACCTGGACCGGATCCGGCGCGCCCTCGGCGCGCCGCGGATCAGCTACTTCGGCTACTCGTACGGCACCTACCTCGGCGCGGTGTACGCCGGGCTGTACCCGGACCGGGTGCGGCGCATGGTCCTCGACTCGGTCGTCGACCCCACCGGCGTCTGGTACGACAACAACCTCACCCAGGACATGGCGTTCGACGACCGGCACCGGGCCTTCATGGCGTGGGTCGCGCGGCACGACGCCAGGTACCGGCTCGGCACGGACCCGGAGCGGGTCGAGGACAGGTGGTACGCGATGCGGGCGGCGCTGGCCGAGAAGCCCGCCGACGGCACGGTGGGCGCGGCCGAGCTGGAGGACACGTTCCTGCCCGGCGGCTACTACAACGGCTACTGGCCCCACCTCGCCGAGGCGTTCGCCGCGTACGTCAACGCCGAGGACCCCGACCCGCTGGTCGAGGCGTACGAGACCTTCGGCGCGGTCGACGCCGCCGGGGAGAACGGCTACAGCGTCTACACCGCGGTGCAGTGCAGGGACACGAACTGGCCGCGCGACTGGCGGCAGTGGCGCAAGGACAACTGGGCGGTGCACGCGCGGGCACCGTTCATGACCTGGAACAACGCCTGGTACAACGCACCGTGCGCGTTCTGGCCGACGCCCTCCCTGCGTCCGGTGAACGTGGCCAACGACCGGCTGCCGCCGGTCCTGCTGTTCCAGGCGACGCACGACGCGGCCACCCCGTACCGGGGCGGCGCGGCGGTCCACCGGCTGCTGCGCGGCTCCCGCCTGGTGGTCGAGGAGAACGGCGGCAACCACGGCATCACGCTGAGCGGGAACACCTGTCTCGACCGGCACCTGGCGGCCTACCTGACCGACGGCACCGTGCCACGCGGTCGCGACGGGGCCGACGCGGTGTGCGCGGCGCAGCCCGACCCCCGGCCACTGACGGCGAAGGCCGCCGGTCAGTCGCGGGGTTCGACGCTGCACGGGCTGCTGGGCTTCCGCGGCTGA